In Carassius carassius chromosome 19, fCarCar2.1, whole genome shotgun sequence, a single genomic region encodes these proteins:
- the LOC132094979 gene encoding insulin receptor substrate 2-like, which yields MRMASPPPTGGQLISNMTVKNNNHVKKCGYLKKQKHGHKRFFVLREPSEGCRARLEYYESEKKWKNKSAAKRVIPLDSCLNINKRADAKHKHLIALYTKDEYFAVAAENEQEQEDWYTVLTDLMNEGKVSDGSANNSASSLVGFDEASYGVITPVSATYKEVWQVNLKSKGLGQSRNLTGVHRLCLSSRTISFVKLNMEAASVILQLMNIRRCGHSDSFFFIEVGRSASIGPGELWMQADDSVVAQNIHETILEAMKAMKEMSEFRPRSKSQSSGSNPISVPTRRHFNNLPPSQTGLQRRSRTDSMAATSPVTKLTSCRIRTASEGDGSPISPGVKRTHLSRSKTVTARSCRTFEASSLQHSKSMCMPVSHSPPSAASPVSMSCGNNIEGGPRPSSCTASIPGSPSDAGFISCDECGSSPGDMRHLLAANRSYTPESLADTPPSDLYGYMIMERPNSCGRKSIRAAVEESRGDLENAYRKRTHSLTMPYQKRVPSQVSSGSLDEYTLMRATNTTGGHSGRSSQTASPKVTYPEDYGDIEIGSLLKSSSSNLGDDGYMPMTPGVAPQGGKADNYMPMSPMCVSAPKQIINPRTHPLTIANGYKTNSPSSCSLDDSGYMRMLCSSKFSIDSSDGKLTNGEYLNMSPADSVTPPDYYLSPVGLEQSPCFRQLHSFNSSPRCHKPQQMLKDADNDQYVVMNPQSHRIIEESVNTASPSPLRQSRTDSLILRHRINRPTRLSLDTFRTLPSMNEHPLPSEPKSPGEYINIDFGHVAESCTPPSTVSSESPASSLGSCADHRMSPISDYMNIDVRSQSPKSGNSTQSNRLEPLPELTSCPAHPEEEKEDERYHLTAQVEPVGPVDKAKDDYTEMTFGVPASPPQPVSQLSEGGQTISPSSCMQRLTVEEAVEVPAIEAFLLNGTTLALVDPDRGAKVIRADPQGRRRHSSETFSSTTTVTPVFPSFAHDARRHGSASVENVSVSVRSSEGSDEEYNSPMCRETSAGFQNGLNYIALNLMDGGLASCDSLVRFKAASCCKEGINGIHASPYASLGFKETATTVKD from the exons ATGAGAATGGCGAGTCCGCCGCCGACGGGAGGACAGCTGATTTCAAATATGACCGTGAAGAACAACAACCACGTTAAGAAATGCGGCTATCTGAAGAAGCAGAAGCACGGACACAAGCGGTTTTTTGTGCTGAGGGAGCCGAGCGAGGGCTGTCGCGCCCGGTTGGAGTATTACGAGAGCGAGAAGAAATGGAAAAACAAGTCGGCTGCTAAACGGGTTATACCTTTGGACTCGTGCCTTAACATCAACAAGAGAGCCGATGCCAAACACAAACACCTGATCGCCCTTTACACCAAGGACGAGTATTTTGCCGTGGCCGCCGAAAATGAGCAGGAACAGGAGGACTGGTACACGGTCTTAACGGATTTAATGAACGAGGGGAAAGTGAGCGACGGCTCCGCGAATAATTCGGCGTCATCCCTCGTCGGGTTTGATGAGGCGAGCTACGGCGTGATAACGCCCGTCTCCGCCACTTACAAGGAGGTTTGGCAGGTCAATCTGAAATCTAAAGGACTCGGGCAGAGCAGGAACTTAACTGGCGTTCACAGGCTGTGTTTATCCAGCCGTACGATCAGCTTTGTAAAACTCAACATGGAGGCGGCGTCGGTGATTTTACAGCTGATGAACATCCGCCGATGCGGACACTCGGACAGCTTCTTCTTCATCGAGGTGGGCCGGTCCGCGTCGATCGGACCCGGCGAGCTGTGGATGCAGGCGGACGACTCAGTGGTGGCGCAAAACATTCACGAGACTATTTTGGAGGCGATGAAAGCCATGAAAGAGATGTCTGAGTTCCGCCCGCGCAGCAAAAGCCAGTCCTCAGGTAGCAACCCGATCTCAGTGCCCACCAGGCGGCACTTTAACAACCTCCCGCCGAGTCAAACCGGGCTGCAGCGGCGCTCGCGCACCGACAGCATGGCAGCGACGTCTCCAGTGACGAAACTGACGTCTTGTAGGATTCGCACGGCGAGCGAGGGCGACGGCAGCCCCATCAGCCCAGGTGTGAAAAGGACTCACCTGAGCCGCTCCAAGACAGTGACAGCTCGCTCATGCAGAACATTTGAGGCTTCATCCCTGCAGCACAGTAAATCCATGTGCATGCCTGTGTCTCACTCCCCTCCCTCGGCTGCTAGCCCTGTCAGCATGTCCTGTGGCAATAACATAGAAGGTGGCCCTCGCCCCTCCAGCTGCACCGCTTCCATCCCGGGGTCCCCCAGCGACGCCGGTTTCATCTCCTGTGATGAGTGCGGCTCCAGCCCGGGTGATATGCGGCACCTTTTAGCAGCGAACCGAAGCTACACACCTGAGTCACTCGCTGACACCCCCCCCAGCGACCTTTACGGATACATGATCATGGAGAGGCCCAATAGCTGTGGACGGAAAAGCATCCGGGCAGCAGTTGAGGAAAGCAGAGGAGATCTGGAAAATGCCTACAGGAAGAGGACACACTCTCTCACCATGCCTTACCAGAAGAGGGTGCCATCACAAGTCTCCTCAGGTTCACTGGACGAGTACACGCTCATGAGAGCAACTAACACAACTGGAGGCCATTCGGGGCGTAGCTCTCAGACAGCATCCCCAAAAGTCACATACCCCGAGGATTACGGGGACATTGAAATCGGATCATTACTGAAAAGTTCCAGCAGTAATCTGGGCGATGATGGCTACATGCCAATGACGCCAGGTGTGGCACCACAAGGGGGGAAGGCTGACAACTACATGCCTATGAGCCCGATGTGCGTTTCTGCTCCGAAGCAGATAATCAACCCCAGGACGCACCCCCTCACTATAGCTAATGGTTACAAAACCAATTCCCCCAGCAGCTGTTCTCTGGATGACAGTGGCTACATGAGGATGCTGTGCAGCTCTAAGTTCTCTATAGACAGCTCAGATGGGAAACTGACGAACGGTGAGTACCTCAACATGTCGCCTGCAGATTCAGTCACACCACCAGACTACTACCTGAGCCCTGTGGGTTTGGAGCAGTCTCCCTGTTTCCGACAGCTTCACTCGTTTAACTCTTCGCCCCGCTGTCATAAGCCCCAACAGATGCTAAAGGATGCAGACAATGATCAGTATGTTGTCATGAATCCTCAAAGTCACAGGATAATAGAGGAGTCCGTAAACACAGCATCCCCATCTCCTCTAAGACAAAGCCGCACAGACAGCCTCATCCTCCGGCACAGGATCAACCGGCCAACCCGCCTCTCCCTGGACACGTTCCGGACATTACCTAGCATGAATGAGCATCCCCTCCCCTCCGAGCCAAAAAGCCCTGGCGAGTACATAAACATAGACTTTGGACATGTTGCTGAAAGTTGCACTCCCCCCTCCACTGTTTCCTCCGAGAGCCCAGCCTCATCCCTCGGATCCTGCGCCGATCACAGGATGTCCCCCATCTCCGATTATATGAACATTGATGTGAGGTCGCAGTCGCCCAAATCTGGAAATTCTACTCAATCTAATCGTTTGGAGCCCCTTCCTGAACTCACATCCTGCCCCGCCCACCCCGaggaagaaaaggaagatgagagGTACCACCTCACTGCACAGGTGGAACCGGTAGGCCCGGTCGACAAAGCTAAAGACGATTACACAGAGATGACGTTCGGCGTGCCCGCTTCCCCTCCGCAGCCTGTCTCACAGCTCTCAGAAGGTGGGCAGACCATCAGCCCTTCCTCCTGCATGCAGAGGCTGACTGTGGAAGAGGCTGTGGAAGTCCCTGCCATTGAGGCTTTTTTGCTAAATGGCACCACTCTGGCCTTGGTGGACCCTGACCGGGGGGCCAAGGTGATTCGTGCTGACCCCCAGGGGCGCAGGCGGCACAGTTCAGAGACattctcctcaaccaccaccgtAACACCAGTTTTTCCCTCATTCGCACACGACGCCAGGCGGCATGGTTCGGCCTCTGTGGAGAACGTGTCTGTTTCTGTGAGGAGCAGTGAAGGATCGGATGAAGAGTATAACAGTCCCATGTGCAGGGAGACGTCGGCTGGCTTTCAGAATGGACTTAACTACATTGCCTTAAACTTGATGGATGGAGGACTTGCCAGCTGTGATTCTCTTGTCCGGTTCAAAGCTGCCAGCTGCTGTAAAGAGGGCATCAATGGAATACACGCCAGTCCGTATGCCAGCCTTGGGTTCAAGGAGACGGCAACAACAGTAAAAG ACTAA